The following are encoded in a window of Roseimaritima ulvae genomic DNA:
- a CDS encoding bifunctional SulP family inorganic anion transporter/carbonic anhydrase, whose amino-acid sequence MNTSDTSLQLESQPPLTSPSTWGRDLISGGVVFLVALPLCLGIALASGAPLFSGLVAGIVGGIVVGLISGSHTSVTGPAAGLTAIVAAQIALLGSFEAFLFAVVLGGLIQIGFGIARGGALSAFFPSSVVKGLLAAIGVILILKQIPHLLGHDTDPEGEMSFSQPDDENTFSELMTLLYGEIHIGAVVIGLLSIAVLVLWNKVDLLRKSVVPGPLIVVLLGVGLTLLFRTFDGRWLLEGNHLVQVPVAESVSQFWGFLRFPDVSVWNNPDVYLAGVTIAIVASLETLLNLEAVDKLDTRQRNSPASRELVAQGVGNTVSGLIGGLPVTSVIVRGSVNVSAGSKSKLSAIFHGIYLLVCVAMFPMYLNLIPLSALAAILLVTGFKLASPALFKQMWQEGRYQFIPFIVTLLSIVFTDLLIGILIGLAVSVLFILNSNLRRPIRRIVETHIDGDVTHIELANQVSFLNRAALDKVFNSMPHGSSVLMDATESDYIDPDVLSLIRDFKHKVAPARNIRVSLRGFRKKYQLHDDIQFADYTTRELQDKVSPEQVLEILREGNRRFVSGNRLSRDFGRQVHATADGQNPLAVVLSCIDSRVPAELVLDVGLGDIFSVRVAGNVVGTKSLGSIEYGVGVAGAKLVVVLGHTRCGAVTSSVQLVSQKRNAESETGCQHLQAIVEEIAPSVSAIANGSIAQLTEDEQERVVDEVARRNVEHTVRAILKRSDVIRSAVDAGRAQVVGALYDVKSGRIEFFDGVQA is encoded by the coding sequence ATGAACACCAGTGACACTTCGTTGCAGCTTGAGTCTCAGCCGCCGTTAACATCGCCCTCCACGTGGGGACGCGATCTGATTTCCGGTGGTGTTGTCTTTTTGGTCGCTTTGCCCCTTTGTCTTGGCATCGCGCTGGCGTCCGGTGCTCCGCTGTTCTCCGGCCTGGTGGCCGGGATTGTGGGTGGCATTGTTGTCGGTTTGATCAGCGGTTCGCACACCAGCGTGACGGGACCGGCGGCGGGTCTGACCGCGATCGTGGCAGCTCAGATTGCCTTGTTGGGATCGTTTGAAGCGTTTTTGTTTGCCGTCGTATTGGGCGGTTTGATTCAGATCGGATTTGGCATCGCCCGCGGTGGGGCGTTGTCGGCCTTTTTCCCTTCCAGCGTGGTGAAAGGTCTGTTGGCTGCGATCGGGGTGATCTTGATCTTGAAGCAGATTCCTCACCTGTTGGGGCATGACACCGACCCGGAAGGCGAAATGTCGTTTTCGCAGCCCGACGACGAAAACACGTTCTCGGAACTGATGACGCTGTTGTATGGAGAAATTCACATCGGTGCAGTGGTTATCGGTTTGCTTTCGATCGCCGTATTGGTGCTTTGGAACAAAGTCGACCTGCTGCGGAAATCCGTGGTTCCCGGCCCCTTGATTGTGGTTCTGTTGGGCGTGGGGCTGACGCTGCTATTTCGCACGTTCGACGGTCGCTGGCTTCTCGAAGGCAACCACCTGGTTCAGGTGCCGGTAGCGGAAAGCGTGAGTCAATTTTGGGGCTTCCTGCGGTTTCCCGATGTATCGGTTTGGAACAATCCCGACGTTTACCTTGCTGGGGTGACGATCGCGATTGTCGCGTCTTTGGAGACCCTGCTGAACTTGGAAGCGGTCGACAAACTGGATACACGGCAACGCAACTCGCCGGCGAGTCGCGAATTGGTGGCTCAGGGGGTCGGCAATACGGTGTCGGGTTTGATCGGCGGGTTGCCGGTTACGTCCGTGATCGTGCGTGGATCGGTCAACGTTAGCGCGGGCTCCAAATCGAAGCTCTCGGCCATCTTTCATGGCATTTATTTGTTAGTTTGCGTGGCCATGTTCCCGATGTACTTGAATCTCATCCCGCTTTCGGCATTGGCGGCGATTCTGTTGGTAACCGGGTTCAAGTTGGCCAGCCCGGCATTATTTAAGCAGATGTGGCAGGAGGGGCGATATCAGTTCATTCCCTTTATCGTCACGTTGTTGAGTATCGTTTTTACGGACCTGTTAATCGGAATCCTGATCGGGCTTGCCGTCAGCGTGTTGTTCATTTTGAACAGTAATCTGCGGCGGCCGATCCGGCGGATTGTGGAGACGCACATCGATGGCGACGTCACCCATATCGAACTGGCGAACCAGGTGAGTTTTCTGAATCGCGCGGCTCTGGACAAAGTCTTCAACTCGATGCCACACGGTTCCAGTGTGTTGATGGATGCCACGGAGTCGGATTACATCGATCCTGATGTGCTTAGTTTGATCAGAGACTTCAAGCACAAGGTGGCTCCGGCGCGGAATATCCGAGTCAGTCTGCGCGGGTTCAGGAAAAAGTATCAGTTGCACGATGATATTCAGTTTGCTGACTACACGACGCGGGAGTTGCAGGACAAGGTTTCGCCGGAGCAAGTGTTGGAGATTCTTCGTGAAGGCAATCGCCGGTTTGTCAGCGGCAATCGTTTGTCGCGAGATTTCGGTCGACAAGTCCACGCCACGGCGGATGGTCAAAACCCGCTAGCCGTCGTGCTCAGCTGCATCGATTCGCGTGTTCCGGCGGAGTTGGTATTGGACGTAGGGTTGGGGGACATTTTCAGTGTTCGCGTGGCCGGAAACGTGGTCGGTACCAAATCGCTGGGTAGTATTGAATACGGCGTGGGAGTGGCGGGAGCGAAGTTGGTCGTGGTGCTCGGTCACACGCGGTGTGGGGCGGTCACTTCCTCGGTGCAGCTGGTGTCTCAGAAGCGCAACGCTGAATCGGAAACCGGTTGCCAGCACCTGCAGGCCATTGTCGAAGAGATTGCGCCCAGCGTGTCGGCGATCGCCAACGGCTCGATCGCTCAGTTGACCGAGGATGAGCAGGAGCGGGTGGTGGACGAGGTGGCGAGGCGAAACGTGGAGCACACGGTGCGGGCGATCTTAAAACGCAGCGACGTGATCCGCAGCGCCGTGGACGCGGGCCGAGCTCAAGTGGTCGGCGCGTTATACGACGTCAAAAGCGGCCGCATCGAATTTTTCGACGGGGTCCAAGCCTAA
- a CDS encoding outer membrane protein assembly factor BamB family protein gives MLRKRLLPALGLLSLGLQFSLASPTLADDWLRFRGPNGTGLASSSESPPIEWSEEKNLRWSLDLLGPGHSSPIVVGDKVFLTCWTGYGVDDEESGKPEDLKRHLLCVDRASGKLLWERAVAARLPEDEYAGMFAEHGYASHTPVSDGQYVFCFFGKSGVHAFDLEGNPVWQAEVGEGLDQRKWGSASSLILTDELVIVTAGPESGTLYGLDKKTGETRWNANVGLSGMWGTPLLAPVDEKRTDLVVGVPDEVWGLNPATGKLRWYCDGIEGGSVNSSPVLADSVVYMIDGRNGDALAVRVGGKGDVNQSHVVWHESHRGRISSPIVHDGLLYWISSGVLNCVDAATGERVYQERLNTSDNSATRGPSRRGGRGGQDYGSPVVAGDHLFYINRRGIGVVVQLGKQFKQLATNTFDGASGDFSATPAIADGQLFIRSTKKLYCVAEPTDS, from the coding sequence ATGCTGCGAAAACGCTTGCTACCAGCCCTGGGGCTGCTGAGTTTGGGCCTGCAATTCTCACTGGCCAGCCCGACGTTAGCGGATGATTGGCTGCGTTTTCGCGGCCCCAATGGGACCGGACTGGCCAGCTCGTCGGAATCTCCGCCGATCGAATGGTCTGAAGAAAAAAATCTCCGTTGGTCGCTTGATCTGCTGGGCCCCGGACACAGCAGCCCGATCGTGGTGGGCGATAAAGTTTTTCTAACCTGTTGGACTGGTTATGGAGTCGACGACGAAGAGTCCGGCAAGCCCGAAGACTTGAAGCGACATCTACTGTGCGTTGATCGAGCCAGCGGCAAACTGCTGTGGGAACGCGCCGTCGCCGCCCGTTTGCCAGAAGACGAATACGCGGGCATGTTTGCCGAGCACGGTTATGCTTCGCATACCCCGGTCAGCGATGGTCAATATGTGTTTTGCTTCTTCGGCAAGTCCGGCGTCCACGCCTTCGATCTGGAGGGCAACCCCGTCTGGCAGGCTGAAGTCGGCGAAGGACTCGACCAACGCAAATGGGGCTCCGCGTCCAGCTTAATTCTTACCGACGAACTGGTGATCGTGACGGCGGGACCGGAAAGCGGCACGCTATATGGCCTGGATAAAAAGACCGGCGAAACGCGGTGGAACGCAAACGTGGGCTTGTCCGGCATGTGGGGCACCCCCTTGCTGGCCCCGGTCGACGAGAAACGTACCGACTTGGTGGTCGGCGTGCCCGATGAAGTCTGGGGACTCAATCCCGCAACCGGTAAGCTGCGTTGGTACTGCGATGGGATCGAAGGTGGGTCGGTCAATTCCAGCCCCGTGCTGGCCGATTCGGTGGTCTACATGATCGACGGACGCAACGGCGATGCTCTCGCGGTCCGCGTCGGTGGGAAAGGCGACGTGAATCAGTCGCATGTCGTTTGGCACGAAAGCCATCGCGGTCGTATCTCTTCCCCAATCGTCCACGATGGCTTGCTGTACTGGATCTCCAGCGGAGTGCTTAACTGCGTCGATGCGGCGACCGGCGAGCGGGTTTACCAGGAACGACTCAACACCAGCGACAACTCAGCCACTCGCGGCCCAAGTCGCCGCGGCGGTCGCGGCGGACAAGACTACGGCTCGCCCGTGGTCGCCGGCGACCACTTGTTCTACATCAATCGCCGAGGCATCGGCGTTGTGGTCCAATTGGGCAAGCAGTTTAAGCAACTGGCCACCAACACGTTTGACGGCGCCAGCGGAGACTTTAGCGCCACGCCGGCGATCGCCGATGGGCAACTGTTTATTCGCTCCACGAAAAAGCTGTACTGCGTTGCCGAGCCGACAGATTCGTAG
- a CDS encoding cadherin repeat domain-containing protein has translation MTKRERILAIAVGGILVLLVLQWGLNRFRDARSQRDIQIARMESELQTANGIKRMGLSATDRMAGFLRRSLPSNGDEAVNAYMEWLYTLMEASGVSGTDVKRLNSAASGDLYRAYTYRVSANGDMEEMVWLLHAFHRTDYLHRIRSMTIKPVRGDAQLTLSMTIEVLAMNEAADKQPAPEEPSPLVEEDVEVYVEAILNRNFFAPPNQPPRYAGNRTVEAVVDSEFSFTPKFDDPDGDEVLLRLAGEVPEGVRIDERSGEIRLRRSELGELALTVEARDSGRPARVVQQQLLVNVVQAPPPKEEPKTTAFDDATQAFVTALIYSRGSWEAWVTVRTKGEKLELRAGDEFEVGELSGKVIDVTQKFVQLEVDDRRFTVRLDGNLADAAKQSLVD, from the coding sequence ATGACCAAACGTGAACGAATCTTGGCGATCGCCGTCGGCGGAATCCTGGTCCTGCTGGTCTTGCAATGGGGCCTCAACCGCTTCCGTGATGCACGCTCGCAGCGAGACATTCAGATCGCCCGCATGGAAAGCGAGTTGCAAACGGCCAACGGAATTAAACGCATGGGGCTCAGCGCCACGGACCGCATGGCGGGGTTCCTGCGTCGTTCGCTGCCGTCCAATGGGGACGAAGCGGTTAACGCTTACATGGAATGGCTGTATACGCTGATGGAAGCTTCCGGCGTCAGCGGCACCGACGTGAAAAGACTCAACAGCGCGGCCAGCGGCGATTTGTACCGTGCTTATACGTATCGCGTTTCGGCCAACGGAGACATGGAGGAGATGGTGTGGCTCCTGCATGCGTTCCACCGTACCGACTACTTGCATCGGATTCGTTCGATGACCATCAAACCCGTCCGCGGTGACGCGCAGCTAACTCTCTCGATGACGATCGAGGTGTTGGCGATGAACGAGGCGGCCGACAAACAACCGGCGCCCGAAGAGCCCTCGCCGCTGGTCGAAGAGGATGTAGAAGTTTATGTGGAGGCGATTCTTAACCGTAACTTCTTCGCTCCGCCCAACCAACCGCCGCGTTACGCGGGTAACCGGACCGTGGAAGCGGTGGTCGATTCGGAATTTTCCTTCACGCCAAAATTTGACGATCCCGATGGGGACGAGGTTCTGCTGCGGCTGGCCGGTGAGGTGCCGGAGGGAGTGCGGATCGATGAGCGTTCGGGCGAAATTCGCCTCCGCCGTAGTGAACTGGGAGAGTTGGCGTTGACGGTCGAGGCACGTGATTCGGGACGACCGGCCCGCGTGGTTCAGCAACAACTATTGGTCAATGTCGTCCAAGCTCCACCGCCTAAAGAAGAACCCAAGACGACCGCGTTTGACGACGCCACGCAAGCGTTCGTGACCGCCTTGATCTACAGCCGTGGTAGCTGGGAAGCCTGGGTCACCGTGCGGACCAAAGGCGAAAAGTTGGAGCTGCGAGCCGGCGACGAATTCGAAGTCGGGGAATTGAGCGGCAAGGTGATCGACGTGACGCAAAAATTTGTGCAGTTGGAAGTCGACGACCGGCGATTTACGGTTCGCCTGGACGGCAACCTGGCCGACGCCGCCAAGCAATCGCTGGTCGACTAA
- the mog gene encoding molybdopterin adenylyltransferase, protein MGRLAIGILTVSDRASRGEYTDRGGPAIEEYLAEVIDGDYRTIREIVCDELAEIANALIRMADQPSCGLVITTGGTGPAPRDVTPEATHQVCDKMLPGFGEQMRQVSLQYVPTAILSRQTAGVRGTTLIVNLPGQPRAIAQCLDAIFPAIPYCLELIEAGEIKTNASRFTAFLPKK, encoded by the coding sequence ATGGGCAGGCTTGCGATTGGCATCTTGACCGTATCGGACCGAGCTAGTCGGGGGGAATATACCGACCGCGGTGGTCCGGCGATCGAAGAATATTTGGCAGAGGTTATCGACGGCGATTATCGAACCATTCGGGAAATCGTGTGTGATGAACTTGCCGAGATCGCGAACGCCTTAATCCGCATGGCGGACCAGCCGTCGTGTGGATTGGTGATCACCACCGGCGGTACCGGGCCGGCCCCGCGCGATGTGACGCCGGAAGCCACGCATCAAGTATGCGACAAGATGCTTCCGGGGTTTGGCGAACAGATGCGGCAGGTCTCGCTGCAGTACGTCCCCACCGCGATCCTGTCACGTCAGACCGCCGGAGTTCGCGGAACCACTCTGATTGTCAACCTGCCCGGCCAGCCGCGAGCGATTGCACAATGCTTAGACGCCATCTTTCCGGCCATACCCTATTGCTTGGAACTGATCGAAGCCGGTGAAATAAAGACAAACGCTTCACGTTTCACCGCCTTCTTGCCGAAGAAGTAG
- a CDS encoding PAS and helix-turn-helix domain-containing protein, with translation MFMAEGNAIYSVVSNAIRNGDPLEDLLEPLPDAIYLTSRDGRLEWANSSFLYLFAGSLDRSVQLPPVDITYDPLTRMSDDMIVGGCDALEFQYKSYDVRHRAIILRTVKRSLADCGDPRIAIFGMTRVVEIVDPTGEDPTARIKRLWGCYQGLSERDQGVLTGLARGEKLKDVAKRMRITEKTVDNRRKAALKILGLRSQVDLVAMFVRFHDRGYGNFGF, from the coding sequence ATGTTCATGGCTGAAGGGAATGCAATTTATTCGGTCGTATCCAATGCGATCCGCAATGGCGATCCGCTTGAGGATTTGCTGGAACCGTTGCCTGATGCGATTTACTTAACCAGTCGTGATGGCCGGCTTGAGTGGGCAAACTCATCTTTTTTGTATCTGTTTGCTGGTTCCTTGGATCGCAGTGTTCAACTTCCCCCGGTGGATATTACCTATGATCCTTTGACTCGCATGTCGGACGACATGATTGTCGGCGGTTGTGACGCGTTGGAGTTTCAATACAAAAGTTATGATGTGCGGCATCGAGCCATCATCTTGCGGACCGTCAAACGCTCGCTAGCCGATTGTGGGGATCCCCGGATAGCGATCTTTGGGATGACGCGGGTTGTGGAGATTGTGGACCCGACCGGCGAAGACCCCACGGCTCGGATCAAACGCTTGTGGGGCTGCTATCAGGGGCTCAGCGAACGGGACCAGGGAGTCCTTACGGGACTCGCCCGGGGCGAGAAGCTGAAGGATGTCGCCAAGCGAATGCGAATCACCGAGAAGACCGTGGACAATCGTCGCAAGGCGGCCCTCAAGATTCTGGGGCTGCGGTCCCAGGTCGACTTGGTAGCGATGTTCGTCCGCTTCCATGACAGAGGTTACGGCAACTTCGGGTTCTAA
- a CDS encoding CPBP family intramembrane glutamic endopeptidase → MKAFDLRTELASATAGEQRKATVVLLSSTVLMLLWQCVGSMKFYHDFVKPHWLVYGDPDFTAALYFFLTAFVLLGGVPLLIIKWGLRGRFADYGLAWGNGWQTLLSLAILAPPMLLMIYAMTRFPELAASYSINPQRGLGFGLHALGFALFYVGWEIHFRGFLQFGIAPAMGRSNAILVGVMASSLMHIGRPAGDMFGGILAGLLWGVLAFQTRSILSGMLQHAMMGLSLDFWLWLQQP, encoded by the coding sequence ATGAAAGCTTTTGATTTGCGGACCGAACTCGCATCGGCCACAGCGGGTGAACAGCGTAAAGCCACCGTGGTGTTGCTCAGCTCCACCGTGCTGATGCTGTTGTGGCAGTGTGTGGGTTCGATGAAATTTTACCATGATTTTGTGAAGCCGCATTGGTTGGTTTACGGAGATCCGGACTTCACGGCGGCCTTATATTTTTTCTTAACCGCGTTTGTTTTGTTGGGTGGGGTACCCTTGTTGATAATCAAGTGGGGACTTCGTGGGCGTTTTGCGGACTATGGCCTGGCGTGGGGAAATGGCTGGCAGACCCTGTTGTCGCTGGCCATTTTGGCACCGCCCATGCTGTTGATGATTTACGCCATGACCAGGTTCCCTGAGCTCGCCGCCAGCTACAGCATCAATCCCCAGCGGGGCTTGGGGTTTGGCTTGCATGCGCTCGGATTTGCCCTGTTTTATGTGGGCTGGGAAATCCATTTTCGGGGGTTCTTACAGTTTGGGATTGCCCCGGCGATGGGCCGGAGCAACGCCATCTTGGTAGGCGTGATGGCATCCAGTTTGATGCACATCGGACGTCCGGCGGGAGACATGTTTGGGGGAATTTTGGCGGGCCTGTTATGGGGCGTGTTGGCCTTCCAGACCCGTTCGATCCTGTCAGGAATGCTGCAGCACGCGATGATGGGGCTGTCCTTAGACTTTTGGCTCTGGCTGCAGCAGCCCTGA
- a CDS encoding transposase: MARSVRSEVFNPHEIGVYHTFNRTVRKSHLHGIDKETGRDYSYRRDWFRKRMQFLANHFCIDVLAYAIMSNHWHAVLRNRPDLVAKLSDRDVAIRWLTITARSDRRRKKKRPIREPEIQAILNDPERVKELRNRLSHISWFVRLMCQTIARRCNLEDEVAGHFFEDRYKLNRLDDDADVLAAMAYVDLNPLRAYLSDSLDDFAEVSICDRLRTLDDTDVDFASWLTPLARDGKADGQPAEVANEQRQPPRGEKVEPLRDQLDCLPIRLEDYKKLLWRLAVESRPELQANSSLTKELFQGSIPMGNSDIDVEEILARQKQFQRCSNTPSGPQAPAQTSDHEDSSPPIGTLADHLSPAPV; encoded by the coding sequence ATGGCTCGTAGCGTTCGAAGCGAAGTCTTCAATCCACATGAAATTGGCGTTTACCACACCTTCAACCGTACCGTCCGTAAAAGCCATCTTCATGGCATCGATAAGGAGACGGGGCGTGACTATTCCTACCGCAGGGATTGGTTTCGTAAACGGATGCAGTTTCTGGCAAACCATTTCTGTATTGACGTTTTGGCCTACGCGATCATGTCAAACCATTGGCATGCAGTCCTTCGCAACCGGCCGGATTTGGTGGCCAAACTTTCGGATCGAGACGTCGCCATCCGCTGGCTGACGATCACTGCCCGCAGCGATCGCCGACGAAAAAAGAAGCGGCCAATCCGGGAACCTGAAATCCAGGCAATCCTAAACGATCCGGAACGTGTCAAAGAACTACGTAATCGACTGTCTCACATCTCCTGGTTCGTGCGGTTGATGTGTCAGACAATCGCGCGTCGCTGCAATTTGGAAGACGAAGTTGCAGGCCACTTCTTTGAAGACCGCTATAAACTGAACCGGCTTGACGATGACGCGGATGTATTGGCGGCCATGGCGTATGTCGACCTGAACCCGCTTCGTGCGTACCTGTCGGATTCACTGGACGACTTCGCCGAGGTCTCCATCTGCGATCGCTTGCGGACACTCGATGACACAGATGTTGATTTTGCCTCCTGGCTCACTCCCCTGGCGCGGGACGGCAAAGCTGACGGTCAACCGGCCGAGGTCGCCAACGAGCAGAGGCAGCCGCCACGCGGCGAAAAAGTGGAACCGCTGCGTGACCAACTAGACTGCCTACCCATTCGACTAGAAGACTACAAGAAACTGCTTTGGCGGCTGGCTGTTGAATCGCGTCCAGAATTGCAGGCGAATAGTTCTTTGACCAAAGAACTATTCCAAGGTTCGATCCCTATGGGGAACTCTGACATCGACGTTGAGGAAATCCTCGCCCGACAAAAGCAATTCCAACGTTGTAGCAACACCCCTTCTGGACCGCAGGCACCTGCACAGACCAGTGATCACGAAGACTCGTCTCCACCTATCGGCACGCTCGCGGACCATCTCAGTCCGGCACCTGTATAG
- a CDS encoding IS1380 family transposase — protein MAQRKRKRPVLKRLRRQAVDFDFDGGTLTTDGGLLLLREVDRRLDLIRRLDQAIPDPRDPLHTVHPQAELLTSRIFAIAAGYEDGNDHDALRHDPAFQVAAGRVPAEHNYDGDHSPLASPSTHSRLENRIDTKTILRLNELLVDLFLESYEQPPEEIILDYDATDDTIHGNQEQRHFNGFYDGYCFLPLYVFCDDHLLVSHLRPSKVGAAHHARPITKLLIQKIRSRWPDVKIIIRGDSGFAIERLMRWCDKNDVGYVFGLQHNNVLDKQIACEMTQAQIRHGLYGGTQSVFKWFRYRTQKSWDCSRWVVGKAEYSSQGTNPRFVVTNLPSEEGIVDPTYRRVTIDGKRVRQLQDAGTLCSVAINPEEFYRTRYCPRGEMENRIKETQLGLFADRTSCSRFVANQFRLMLSSFAYVLLDGVRRLGLSDTKAARLRVDTIRLRLLKIAARVRVTSRRVVFHMASHCPSEALYEHVMQRLCRSD, from the coding sequence ATGGCACAGCGTAAACGAAAACGCCCCGTTTTGAAACGGCTCCGACGACAAGCGGTCGATTTTGATTTCGACGGCGGAACGCTGACCACCGATGGTGGCTTGCTGCTTCTGCGAGAGGTCGACCGAAGACTCGATTTGATTCGACGGCTCGATCAAGCCATCCCCGATCCTCGCGATCCGCTTCACACGGTCCACCCTCAAGCCGAACTGCTCACCTCCCGCATCTTTGCCATCGCCGCAGGTTACGAAGATGGCAACGACCACGACGCGCTGCGACACGACCCGGCGTTTCAAGTCGCTGCCGGGCGGGTTCCCGCGGAACACAATTACGACGGCGATCACTCCCCGCTGGCCAGCCCCTCAACGCACTCCCGATTAGAGAACAGGATCGACACCAAGACAATCTTGCGGTTGAACGAGCTCCTTGTGGACCTGTTTCTGGAAAGCTATGAGCAACCGCCCGAAGAAATCATCTTGGACTACGATGCCACCGACGACACGATCCACGGAAATCAAGAGCAACGGCATTTCAACGGCTTTTATGATGGCTACTGCTTTCTTCCCCTGTATGTTTTCTGTGACGACCACCTGTTGGTTTCGCACCTTCGCCCCAGCAAAGTCGGGGCCGCCCATCATGCTCGGCCGATTACCAAATTGCTGATCCAGAAGATCCGCTCCCGCTGGCCCGATGTGAAAATCATCATTCGCGGCGACAGCGGATTTGCCATCGAACGCTTGATGCGTTGGTGTGATAAAAACGATGTCGGATACGTCTTTGGCTTGCAGCACAACAACGTTTTAGACAAGCAAATCGCTTGCGAAATGACGCAAGCCCAGATTCGCCACGGACTCTATGGGGGCACGCAGTCCGTCTTCAAGTGGTTTCGCTACCGCACACAAAAATCTTGGGATTGCAGTCGCTGGGTCGTGGGTAAGGCGGAATATAGCAGCCAGGGCACCAACCCGCGTTTCGTGGTCACGAATCTCCCCAGTGAGGAAGGCATCGTTGATCCGACTTATCGTCGCGTTACTATCGACGGCAAGCGGGTGCGGCAGTTGCAGGATGCGGGAACGCTTTGCTCGGTGGCTATTAATCCGGAAGAGTTCTACCGCACACGCTACTGCCCGCGCGGCGAGATGGAGAACCGGATCAAGGAGACACAATTGGGGCTGTTTGCCGACCGCACCAGTTGTAGCAGGTTCGTGGCCAACCAGTTCCGCTTGATGCTTTCGTCCTTTGCATACGTGTTGCTCGATGGCGTGCGTCGCCTGGGACTTTCTGACACGAAGGCAGCACGCCTGCGCGTCGATACCATCCGTCTGCGGCTTCTCAAGATCGCCGCTCGCGTTCGGGTGACCAGCCGCCGTGTGGTCTTTCACATGGCGAGCCATTGTCCCTCCGAAGCTCTGTACGAGCACGTCATGCAGCGTCTGTGCCGCAGCGATTAA